TGCAGATAAGtttctttgatttatttgtCATCCTTTTAATTATCCCATGGGAAGAGGTTCTGGCCTTAAGTTCAGTCACTATGGAACAGTATTACTAGCATGTACCCCATGCCTCTCATCTGTAGATTATCAAGCACTTTTAAAGATGGGTAAGTATCACTGtctccattttacagatggggaAACTGGGGTGCAGAAAGGTTAAGTGACTTACCTTGATCATACAAGAGTAGGTAATAGAGCTGGAGATAGGCACCTAGCTTCTCCCCCTGCTACAAgattacattttatatttctatacCAAAGAGGAAGATCCTAACAAATGCATAGATCTAATGAAGCCTCTATTTATCACTGTGAATTGTTTTCCCTgcaattaaacttttttttttttagagactTAGCTTACTGTGAGAGAACACTACATTTATATTTACCTATAAGACTTAGGAACTTATCATGGTTGGGATTCACCTGAAATTCTTATCCTTTAGCAGAAATAAATGGTTTCCAGAGATGAGCCATGCTTTAACAAAGCTCTTAAACTTTTGCCTCCCTGTGttcttaaagaaaagcaaatactgTTGACTACTTAGGGGTATGTTGCTTTactaaatttatttaataagtGGTCATACAAAAATTACTGGTAAAgataggtttgggttttttgtcattTCCTAAAACTTTTCACATTTAACTGTGAAACCAACTGTTAACGAAGTTGATTATAAAAACAATCTGTAATTGAGATGTTACTGTAGTTATACATGTGTAACTGAAACCAGAATGTAGTTTTGAAGTACTGTGGGgttatatttaaaacaaaaagaggaagtCTTCTGCTGAGTTGCAATAATAAAATGCAGCAAGTCTATGTCTTCCATTTTGGTTCAGTAAGACAAGTAGTGAAGGGTAAAGTGCATCAAGACGTCAGCTGAGAGAGAGCCTTTGTGAACTTGCAGAGTGGAAAGGGGAACTTTATTTCATCATATGGAATCTCAGATGATGACTGATAGTGGACAAGGAAGTATCATGCTTTGGCTTTAGAAcagttttttcattattattattttttccttgtatttcatAATTATGTGTCAGATACCTTATAGTAACaaataatttatctttaaatGTGATTTGCTTACACATATGAACAGTTTCTTGTAGGAATTACCAAAACAGAGCTACATGCTTGTGAGGTTCTTAACAGTTTCACTTTCACATTAGATATACAAATAGCTTCTGTATTGAACTGGATTTAAATGAACAGTGTCTTTGTGTTTTTCCTCTAACACTATGAAAAATAGATCAGTGCTACTGCCATACTTTTTAAAGTGCATAAACAGAACTTTCTGATATGCATCCAGTCCTTACAGAAGATAATAGCTTTtcttattattaatttttttttatttactaatttttttaatttatttttttcctagagagATATTTGGGAATGAAGTATTCTGTTACCTTTTAACCTTTTTTGGGATCCAGTAGCATCCTTTGTCTTCATAGCCTAATGCTTAATCTGTCACTTCTGGCTGCTAGTTCCCTACAGGATGGGATTACTTCTCAGACTGGTCTCTCAATGTCTGTTCTGTGGACTGTAATGTTGTCAGACCATTTTTAGGTCAAATTGGACTTAAGTTTCTGTTACAAAAGTACTTTTTAAGTTTCACAGTTAAGTATGTTGGCGGTCAAAAGAGCACAGGCTTCAGGAGCTGCATTTCTAGCTGGCAGTATGATTATGAACTGGCAATTTTTGCTGCTTCTAATAGTTAATTTTGTTAGAGGCAGTGGTGTCACAATTTTATAGATGCTATGCTGCACAGGATGAGGTAAACCTGCTGCTTTTGTAACCATCTGTGGTACTCAGatgcttctgtgctgctggaggaatTGTCCTCAATTAAGACAGCAGCCTCTATACCTAATGAGGTGTAATGTGTAGAAGATTTTGAAGAGTAGCTTCTTGTCTCAGCTTTTATAAATCCAAATTCAGTCAAGTTGGAATAACTCAATGATCTAAATTATGTCTAAATTATGtctaaatatctaaatattATGTCTAAATATCTAAATATAAGTCTATATCTAAATAATGATCTAACTCAAACTGGACTCCAGCATGCAGCAGGTAAATGTGAtttctgaatgtattttaaGCAAATTGGTAGTCTCAGTAGTCAATTTTAGCTACCAAAGCAATCTATCTAATATTAACTTATTATATAAAACTCAAGAAAAATTGTTACTGTCCAATtgtttttcactgaagaaaacaaaagatatttctgagacacagaacaaaaatgtattttgtgttattttggtGAACTGCTGTTACTTCCGAAAGGCTGAATCCtacatatttgcttttttaGTGCTCATTTTCAGTATATTTGTCTCTCTGAGATCTGTCTCTGGATTTCACCTGGTATTTGTTATACCCTGTGATGGTCAGAATACGACCTATAAATCAGTCAGTAGGCATTCACTTTTTTTGCTTAGGAACataattgtttttcttgttctagGTACCCTGGAAGTTAGGCTAATGGGCTGCCAagatattttggaaaatgtCCCTGGGCGATCAAAAGCCACATCGATTACGCTGCCTGGTTGGAGCCCAAACGAAGCCAGATCATCATTCATTAACAGAACCAGTAAAAGTAAAAGTGGGACTAACAGAAACCTTCTGAAAACTGATGACTTGTCCAGTTCAGTATACTTCTCTTATTTATGCATatcttttatttacattttaatgtgCATGCCATGTTCTGTAACTTAAAATGCTACATTGATTCTAAGCTTTAAAGGTTTTTTCATCTGTCagggtgtttaaaaaaacaaacaacaaaaccacaaccccACTACTATGCCCGTAAGAACCAATTCAATATGAGATTCTATTTTTAAGGGAAACTTAcagtaatttgttttgttttgttttacaaagtGCTCTGAAAGATTTATGCTGAATTTGTGTACTTTACTTACAGATGAAGTTTGTGCTGTACTGAAGTTGGATAACACTGTGGTTGGTCAAACTAGCTGGAAACCAATTTCCAATCAGTCCTGGGATCAGAAATTTACACTGGAACTAGACAGGGTAAAAATGCAGTCTTCCTTCACTGTCAGCTATAGtaaattctttaaattttttttttttttttcttttgactatGTTCAAATTTCCTATGTGCAAGTATTACATCCCTAACAGAATGAGTCCCCTGGGGTTAAACTGTTATGCTGGGCTGGCATTCTAGAGAAATTACCTTTTCTGGCCTACAAATtaacataatatttttatgaagatCTAACTCTTAGCATTGAGCATGTGATAAATGGTGCTTAACTTTTTATCAGGATCATCAACTTCTCAGTATTTATCAGTAAATTCTAACATCAgatagattttaaatattttgttaaagCTGTGCCATAGAATTTTTACAGTGCTTCTGTAGgatttttcttgtgttaaaCTGATACGGTCTTCAGGAATAATACATACATTCACTCATTGTTCTTTCCCAGAACTTTAAATGCTACTTGGAGGACACAAGTATCTGAAATGATAATTGATGTTTCTTTCTCACACCTTTTAGAGAAAATTTCTATTACATAGATTTAgtcaggcatttcttttttagATACACAGTAGTCATAGTACTTAAATgtacaaggattttttttttttctccatcattttCTCCATTAGAATAGACTGaaaattaaactgtattttagGGAACCTAAATATCATCTCAcagtatatatttaaaacaaatgaggTAGAGGGGAGAAGCCACCTTCCTGGTTTTGCCTCTTACCCCACCCCTCCAAGCTGCAAACGAGATGCCTTCTATCTAGGAAGGAAGCAGCTCTAAACCTGCAGGTTAAATTCAAGATCAGGTTAGCAATGGGGCAGAACAAAACTTATCAGCTGTGGAGTCCAGAAACCTTATTATTTTCAGGTTAAGACTAGGACTAGTCAAAGTTTAGTAGCTGCTCCTACCAGCCTAGTATGTGTCCAGTTCACTATTTTTTTACTCAATATTAGGTGGCTTTTTGGTGCCAGAAAAGGACCCTGCTTCTGCTGGGCATGACCACGCATCCTTCCATGTTTGAAATGTGCGTTCCAAACCCCATCATGTTTTTATCTGTTGCTTcttaacttctgtttcttttaaagcCTACAGCTATCATATAAAGACAGTAAATAAACACATCATGATGAATCATGAGGCTACACTACCTGCACTTAGTATACAGTGCTGCCTTGTGTTATACTGCAGGATTCATGTTTCTGTGACTAGCATATAATGCACCCTAAGAATACATAAATCTCACCAGCAATATATAGCAGTAGTTCTTGttagtttaaaattttttactcCTCTTCATGATGTTGTGACAAAAATCATATATACTCCTAGACATGCTGTAGGAAGTTTTGCATCATGGTCTAAAGTACTAAAATATCTCTATGCAGCAATGAAATGCAACTTAAACTTGTAAATAACATGGAAAACTAGTAAAGCTGAGCTTACAACACAGGTAAACACAGGTAAAAAGTTATTGTCAGAGGATGAGCTAAAATATCTGAATCTAGCACTGTTGTTAGACTGACTCAAAGTCTGGTGACTGTGATTCTCTGCTTCTGGGGAAATTTTACACTCCCACTTTTATTTGGACACTGGAGATCACATGTGAACTGAAGTGAAATGCTACGGACAGCCTGGTGAAAGCTTGCTCAGGATGGGTATTTAGCCCAGGCAGTCCTTCAAAGTGACATCTCTGCATCTTGAGTTGCCAGGCCTTGCAGAGGTGACTCTTGCAGAACAATTACTAATAAGCaatttcctgtgtttctgcttCCTGTCACAGTCACGTGAATTAGAAATCTCAGTTTATTGGCGTGACTGGAGATCTCTGTGTGCAGTAAAGTTTCTGAGGTTGGAAGATTTCCTGGATAACCAACGGCATGGCATGTGTCTCTATCTTGAACCCCAGGGCACTCTGTTTGCAGAGGTAAGAAGGTTTATATGAAACACTTGAGCACGTATTCTATTGCAGAATAGTTtaagaagtttttcttcttttaagaatGTATTTTGTTCTGAAACCTGAACTGTAACACAAATTATTTGAATTGCAGGTTACGTTTTTTAATCCAGTTATTGAAAGAAGACCGAAACtccagaggcagaagaaaattttttcaaaacagcaagGTGATTGTTTAATATAAACCTTAAAAATTGTTACAGATCTGTGCAATTATTTATACAGAGGCTTAATAATTGTGTGCATAAAACTGTTGATAATTTGGCATTGCatttataaatgttttcttttagaatttCTTACGATGCATTATCATTTAATAGTGAATAATAAGAAATTCCTGAGGAATATTACAAATTCGGTTTGTTCTTCCTAAACTATAAACTGattaatatgattttttaaaaataattatagctTTTGGTAATAAGTAAGGAAATTATTTACAtgctctattttctttttttcacaatgtCCACAGGCAAAACATTTCTCAGAGCTCCTCAAATGAATATTAATATTGCCACTTGGGGAAGGCTGGTAAGAAGAGCTATTCCTACAGTAAATCACTCTGGCACCTTCAGCCCTCAAGCACCAGTGCCTGCTACTGGGCCAGTGGTTGATGCAAACATTCCTGAACTAACACTGTCAACCAGGTAGGTGATACCTGGAATTTTTAAGTACTTTAATGAGCAAGAGTAACAGCGAGATGCTTATACCCTAACAGATGTATTGCTGAATAAACAGATTTGACATACAAGACTGCAGACCTTTCAGTGTTTTAATATGGACTTTTATTTTAGAGACAGATCTACACACGAAAGATTTGTTTTAGGAGACATCTATGTACATACAGTTTTAAGTTGGGCTTCATACTGTTAAAAAAGTCTCTACTATACACTGAGGAGTTGCTTGTTTTCATCTTAGTGACCCTCCTGTAGCCAAATTGGACTTTGAACTTGAGCCTGAGCCTCCACCTGCTCCACCACGTGCATCTTCCCTTGGGGAAATATGTGAATCTTCCTCTGAGATAAAGGCTCCTGATGTGCCATCTCAGGCAAGTACCTTTAAGAATTTTTGGCTATACATAGAATTTAACAAAGTTGTAGTAATGGCATCTTTGTGATGGATTTCTTCCCTTAGATTTCAGCATTTACTCCCTTAATCCTCACATCCTGTCTCAATGGAATGCTCCAGTTACTCATGGTGGCAAACTGTTGCAGTGTTTGGTGTGTTCAACTCTCCGTGTCATTGGTTccaccacacaaaaaaaccaaaaagctcaAAATCATTAGAGCATTCAGGCAAAAATGGGCTTACTAACAAGGAGTAGAAAGACTGGAGCAATAGGCTTCATCAGTCCAATTAAATGCTTGCTTGCCAATATCATCTTAAAGTATATAATTTTAGCTTAGATAATTCTTGGGTTAAGAATTTCACATGCTTCTAGTTAAGATTTCTGCAGTCATTTGCCTTCATAATTAGTCTTAAattttcagacttctttttcttcacaggaTGAAGTAACaaattttgattttgaaaatgGCAGAAATAGTATCGTCCCAAAACTCCAGCCTGAAATAATCTGTGAGCCTGATGTTCCCCATTCAGACATAAAATACACCAACACCCGAGAGCCTGAAGACAGAAGGTATAAATGCAGTGGTTTTGCTGTTGATCTGAATAATATCTCTTAAAGTTAACGAACTAGAAGTTTTTTGactatttttttatatgcataGATCACAACAAAGATTTCAGTTCAATCTGAAGGATTTCAGATGTTGTGCTGTACTGGGAAGAGGACATTTTGGAAAGGTAAATGTCAAAAGGTATTCACATGTCAAAACTACATAACAACTTTCTAGGTATAGGTCCTAAATTAATCACTTATCTTCTGTTTTAGGTGCTGTTGGCAGAGTACAAAAACACAAACGAGATGTTTGCTATTAAAGCCTTAAAGAAAGGTGATATTGTTGCTCGTGATGAAGTAGACAGGTCAGTTTGTAAAATATAATACATGGATTCTATAAATCATTTCTGTTTATCTGCATGCAATACAACTCTAAGTTCTACCATATGATAGTTAAGGTCagtgaaagaacaaaacaagtTGTCTCCCTGCTTAGTTGGCTTCTGCAGGTGTGTGGTCTTTCTTCTGTGGCAAAGAGGGAGCAGTATAGCCTGGGAATATTGGTTCCTTTAGTGCTCCTCATACCATGCTTGTAGTACAGCTCTGACTTAAAGTTGATCCTGTTTTTTATTTAGGTTCTCTTGCAATTATTTATCCTAATTAGTTGTTCTATAGATTTCCATTGCATTTCAGGAGGACagtgactttttattttctttactggCAGAAACACCTAAAATAGTATTTTGCAACCTGTAACACATTGTCATATTTATCCATACTTTCCCTTAAGTCCTGTGTATACTCCCCAGTTGTggggttttaatatttttgccCCAAAACTCAGATATTTTCTTTGCTCGGAAGTAAAGTGGCAGTTACAGAACTGTGTAGTTCTAGTGCAGGGGGTTGCTGTTACCATTGTTTAATTGTGTCTATATTAGTTTGACTTGCAGGAATAAAAGTAATTGTTAAGAACAAGCCACAGAATAACCAGTTGGCTTAGGGAGAAATAATCTGGAATGTCTATAGTACTGTCACTCTTTTCCCACTGTATGTATTGTGtataattaaaattcaaaattgaCTGAAGTTAATGTCACATGATAAAACTACATATGTAATACAAATCTGagtatttgaaaggaaaattggCAGGGTACAATTTTCATGGATTGCTAGGcttcttttttcatctgtgaaagCTAAATCCAAAAAGGATTTTGCAAATCCTGACATCAGCTTCATGCGTGTGCAAATATTAAAAGCTCTCTCTTGAAACAAAATATGTCCTTATCCTGAGGAATAGAGAAAAAACATAAGATATAACTTACCAATAGTCTGAGAGTTGAAAAATTATGGTTCAGAATTCATCTTTAAATTTTTACTGATTTGTTTGCAGTTTGATGTGCGAAAAGCGAATATTTGAAACTGTGAATAGTGTAAGACATCCCTTCTTGGTGAACCTTTTTGCTTGTTTCCAAACCAAAGATCATGTTTGCTTTGTAATGGAATATGCTGCTGGTGGGGATCTGATGATGCACATTCATACTGATGTCTTCTCTGAACCAAGAGCAGTGTGAGTATTCAGCCCTTTCTGTGGCATCAAGTGAAGGGTATTTTGTTCAGTGGATAAGAGCCAAGAGCTTTATCACCACATGCCTCTACATTATGCCATTTCACTAAATGCTCTTTAAGTTTTTTTAAGGGTCAGAGATTGTAACTGGTTTTGTTAGAAAATGACACATGCAGATTCAGTTCCTGAATCcacactgaattttaaaattatatacacATTTAATGTTTAtactacttttctttttctttctgtttttttaataacataaaAGAAGTAAATGGAAAGTTTAAATTGCAGACAAGACTACCAAAGGAATGATTGAGCAAAATTAGAAGTCCTTCAATGCCATGGCagtggaaaatataaaaatttaaccTGGGCTGAGCAAACATACTATAGCTTGAAAGCTGCAAGTTTAAGCATTTTTGTCATCTGGCTTAAAAATATCTGACCTTATACAAAACTCATGTGTACAGAAAGAACAACTGATAATCTTCAAAACATGGTTAAGAAAACAGATATATAATAATGGGCTTCAAATTATGAAAAGCAAGGATAAAATCCAttgaaattttaactttttcaaCAGATTCTATGCTGCATGTGTGGTTCTTGGACTTCAGTATTTACATGAACACAAAATAGTATATAGGTAAGTAGTCAGTGACCCATTTCCAACAACTGAATTTCAGCTGTTGTGAATGGTACTGAAGAAACATCAGTGATGCAATGTTGTTCTCAAATGTTCATTTAGAGATTTGAAGTTGGATAACTTATTGCTGGACACAGAAGGCTTTGTGAAAATTGCTGACTTTGGTCTTTGCAAAGAAGGTAATGGCccttaaattttctttctataaGAATTCCAAGTCTGTCATACTCATGGCTGCTTCTTGAGACTGCCAAATCTGTATAGTGTGTACTTACCTTGTATtgcttgaaggaaaaaatacaccTCTGTACAAATGTGGATATAGGAGGGAGTTCTGTATTGGGGAAATGTAGCCTtgttttttagtaattttttttcagctgtgagcATCACCTACTTGATTCTAGCTCCATATCTCTGCTTATTAATAAGGCATACTGCTGCATTTTACAAGTTTCCAGAAATAGCATTGgctttttcttcattctaaACACATCAATATTGTACAACAAAATCAAGTACCATTATACCTTACACTTTATCAATtcattatctatttttttttaactttgaaatAGTTGCAACTCTTTAAGTATGTGGAAATTACATACAAATTATATTatagattaaaataaaaatatttatcccaAAAGCCAAGATGctagaaaattactttcaagCATCATGCTTGCAGCTGCCTTTCAAGTAGGATGTTAAATAGAGGCAGCAACTGAAAATGCAGTCTTTCTCAAACCCCACTGTGGGAAAACATCTGGAGAGGTCTGTTTCCTTCTCTAAGTTGTATAGCCTGACCTCCATATCTTTTCCTGTGGGACAGCCTAAGAGGGAATTCAGTAAATTCAGTAGGTGTTCAGACCACTGTCTGCAAGTGCTGTGACTGTAGCTACAACAAGGTCCATAAATGACAAAAGGAGATGAGGATAAGGAAAGCTCTATGATTTACTGGCTACTACAATAAGGTTTCTGCAGCACCTCCACCCATAGTGCCAGAACAGTCCTTGGGGTGCTGATGTCCCAAGCTGTGCCTTGCACTCTTGCTAATACACAGGGCTTATTTTGAGCAAAATTGTTTCACTGCACTCCATGTTTTACTTCACATTGTTTTGCCACTACTGAGGCATCTGTAGTAGGCATGTTTGACTGAACTAGCACACCACACTTTCTTCTACTATTCAGTATAAACATAGTGTAGGACTGTCACCCAGTTTTCTTTGCTTGGAAAACAAAGTTGTAACTGGAAGCTTAATTTGGCTTAGTGCATATAGTTAAGGGTATAAACACACTGAAGCACACATGGAACAAGGGCATGGGAGGGAACAAGGGCAATATTTTACCTTATTGGCCTGAGCCTTTGGGACAGGCCCTGAAACTACAGTATTGGCTGAGGTTGCTCTATAGAGAGGCTTTACCTGCCAGAGGAACAGAGGTTGTAGAGTGGCAGAAATCACTGCTTGCTTCTCATTAACTTTTCAGGAATGGGATTTGGAGACAGAACAAGCACCTTCTGTGGCACACCAGAATTTCTTGCTCCAGAGGTGCTGACAGAAACTTCCTATACAAGAGCTGTAGACTGGTGGGGTCTTGGCGTACTTATCTACGAGATGCTAGTGGGTGAGGTAAGTTCTagtaaaatgttaaaaacattacaaaaatcAAGATGCCAGACATTTAATGTGCTCTGTCACAGTCGTATCCACACTTGTATATACAGGATGTATAGGCATAACTTGTTTTACAGTGAGCCTTCTTAATGTGTTTCATCAAGAACTATTAAATATTGAGCAGCTACTTTCCTTATCCTAGTTGCTGTAATTAACACTGTAGAAGTTGATGAGTGATGTCATGAGCTTGAATTAGCAGCAATGGcgagaatcatagaataatttgggttggaagagacctctgaaggtcatctagtccaaccctgctgcagtaagcagggacaccctcaactagatcgggttgctcagagccttgtcaagcctcaccttgaatatctcctGGGATAAGGCCTTGACgtggtttgggccaggatagtgaattttctgtcttgtaatattttcctttttattatcactgt
The genomic region above belongs to Heliangelus exortis chromosome 8, bHelExo1.hap1, whole genome shotgun sequence and contains:
- the PKN2 gene encoding serine/threonine-protein kinase N2 isoform X1, which translates into the protein MASNAAEREILFTELQGDAKSLLASENVSTAQKLDFSDTMVQQKLDEIKDQIKREIRKELKIKEGAENLRKVTTDKKNLAYVDNILKKSNKKLEDLHHKLQELNAHIVVTDPEDVADCPRTPDTPNSNPRFSANNRLMALKKQLDIELKVKQGAENMIQMYSNGSSKDRKLLATAQQMLQDSKTKIEVIRMQILQAVQTNELAFDNEKPVISPLELRMEELRHHFRIEYAVAEGAKNVMKLLGSGKVTDRKALSEAQARFNESSQKLDLLKYSLEQRLNELPKNHPKSSIIIEELSLVSSPTLSPRQSVISTQNQYSTLSKPAALTGTLEVRLMGCQDILENVPGRSKATSITLPGWSPNEARSSFINRTSKSKSGTNRNLLKTDDLSNEVCAVLKLDNTVVGQTSWKPISNQSWDQKFTLELDRSRELEISVYWRDWRSLCAVKFLRLEDFLDNQRHGMCLYLEPQGTLFAEVTFFNPVIERRPKLQRQKKIFSKQQGKTFLRAPQMNINIATWGRLVRRAIPTVNHSGTFSPQAPVPATGPVVDANIPELTLSTSDPPVAKLDFELEPEPPPAPPRASSLGEICESSSEIKAPDVPSQTSFSSQDEVTNFDFENGRNSIVPKLQPEIICEPDVPHSDIKYTNTREPEDRRSQQRFQFNLKDFRCCAVLGRGHFGKVLLAEYKNTNEMFAIKALKKGDIVARDEVDSLMCEKRIFETVNSVRHPFLVNLFACFQTKDHVCFVMEYAAGGDLMMHIHTDVFSEPRAVFYAACVVLGLQYLHEHKIVYRDLKLDNLLLDTEGFVKIADFGLCKEGMGFGDRTSTFCGTPEFLAPEVLTETSYTRAVDWWGLGVLIYEMLVGESPFPGDDEEEVFDSIVNDEVRYPRFLSTEAISIMRRLLRRNPERRLGAGEKDAEDVKKHHFFRLIDWNALLAKKVKPPFVPTIRGREDVSNFDDEFTSEAPILTPPREPRILSEEEQEMFRDFDYIADWC
- the PKN2 gene encoding serine/threonine-protein kinase N2 isoform X2; translated protein: MASNAAEREILFTELQGDAKSLLASENVSTAQKLDFSDTMVQQKLDEIKDQIKREIRKELKIKEGAENLRKVTTDKKNLAYVDNILKKSNKKLEDLHHKLQELNAHIVVTDPEDVADCPRTPDTPNSNPRFSANNRLMALKKQLDIELKVKQGAENMIQMYSNGSSKDRKLLATAQQMLQDSKTKIEVIRMQILQAVQTNELAFDNEKPVISPLELRMEELRHHFRIEYAVAEGAKNVMKLLGSGKVTDRKALSEAQARFNESSQKLDLLKYSLEQRLNELPKNHPKSSIIIEELSLVSSPTLSPRQSVISTQNQYSTLSKPAALTGTLEVRLMGCQDILENVPGRSKATSITLPGWSPNEARSSFINRTSKSKSGTNRNLLKTDDLSNEVCAVLKLDNTVVGQTSWKPISNQSWDQKFTLELDRSRELEISVYWRDWRSLCAVKFLRLEDFLDNQRHGMCLYLEPQGTLFAEVTFFNPVIERRPKLQRQKKIFSKQQGKTFLRAPQMNINIATWGRLVRRAIPTVNHSGTFSPQAPVPATGPVVDANIPELTLSTSDPPVAKLDFELEPEPPPAPPRASSLGEICESSSEIKAPDVPSQDEVTNFDFENGRNSIVPKLQPEIICEPDVPHSDIKYTNTREPEDRRSQQRFQFNLKDFRCCAVLGRGHFGKVLLAEYKNTNEMFAIKALKKGDIVARDEVDSLMCEKRIFETVNSVRHPFLVNLFACFQTKDHVCFVMEYAAGGDLMMHIHTDVFSEPRAVFYAACVVLGLQYLHEHKIVYRDLKLDNLLLDTEGFVKIADFGLCKEGMGFGDRTSTFCGTPEFLAPEVLTETSYTRAVDWWGLGVLIYEMLVGESPFPGDDEEEVFDSIVNDEVRYPRFLSTEAISIMRRLLRRNPERRLGAGEKDAEDVKKHHFFRLIDWNALLAKKVKPPFVPTIRGREDVSNFDDEFTSEAPILTPPREPRILSEEEQEMFRDFDYIADWC